CGACCCGGCCGACATCCCGCAGCGCATCGCGGAGGCCTTCCACATCGCCAGCACCGGCCGCCCCGGCCCGGTGCTCGTCGACATCGCCAAGTCCGCGCTGCAGGCCATGACCACGTTCCAGTGGCCGACCGAGCTGTACCTGCCCGGCTACCGCCCGGTGACCAAGCCGCACGCCAAGCAGGTCCGCGAGGCCGCCCGGCTGGTCCTGGAGTCACGCCGCCCCGTGCTGTACGTCGGCGGCGGGACCATCCGCGCGCGCGCCGAGCAGGAGCTGCGCGCGCTGGTCGAGCTCACCGGCATCCCCGTGGTCACCACGCTCATGGCCCGTGGCGCGTTCCCCGACAGCCACCCGCGCAACTACGGCATGCCGGGCATGCACGGCACGGTGGCCGCGGTCGGCGCGCTGCAGAAGTCCGACCTCATCATCAGCCTCGGCGCCCGCTTCGACGACCGGGTCACCGGCAACCTCGACTCCTTCGCGCCCGGCGCCAAGGTCATCCACGCCGACATCGACCCGGCCGAGATCGGCAAGAACCGACACGCCGACGTCCCGATCGTCGGCGACGTCCGCGAGGTGCTCGCCGACCTCCTCGCGGCCCTGCGCACCGAGGCCGACGCCGGCCACACCGGCGACCACGAGGGCTGGGTCCGGTTCCTCGACGGCGTCCGCGGCACCTACCCGCTCGGCTACGACGAGCCGGCCGACGGCGGCCTCGCCCCGCAGTACGTCGTGCAGCGGCTCGGCCAGATCGCCGGCCCCGACGCGATCTACACCTCCGGGGTCGGTCAGCACCAGATGTGGGCCGCGCAGTTCGTGGACTACGAGAAGCCCGGCACCTGGATCAACTCCGGCGGCCTCGGCACCATGGGCTTCGCCGTCCCGGCGGCCATGGGCGCCCAGGTCGGCCAGCCGGACAAGGTCGTGTGGGCCATCGACGGCGACGGCTGCTTCCAGATGACCAACCAGGAGCTCGCCACCTGCGCGATCAACGACATCCCGATCAAGGTCGCGGTCATCAACAACGAGTCGCTCGGCATGGTGCGGCAGTGGCAGACGCTGTTCTACAACGAGCGCTACTCCAACACCGACCTGCACTCCAAGCGGATCCCCGACTTCGTCAAGCTGGCCGACGCCTACGGCTGCGTCGGGCTCTCCTGCGACAGCCCCGAGGACGTCGACGCCACCA
This genomic window from Nocardioides anomalus contains:
- a CDS encoding acetolactate synthase large subunit; amino-acid sequence: MSEQITGAQSLVTSLEAAGVTDIFGIPGGAILPAYDPLMDSSIRHILVRHEQGAGHAAQGYATATGRVGVCMATSGPGATNLVTPIADAHMDSVPIVAITGQVGASSIGTDAFQEADIRGITMPITKHNFLVTDPADIPQRIAEAFHIASTGRPGPVLVDIAKSALQAMTTFQWPTELYLPGYRPVTKPHAKQVREAARLVLESRRPVLYVGGGTIRARAEQELRALVELTGIPVVTTLMARGAFPDSHPRNYGMPGMHGTVAAVGALQKSDLIISLGARFDDRVTGNLDSFAPGAKVIHADIDPAEIGKNRHADVPIVGDVREVLADLLAALRTEADAGHTGDHEGWVRFLDGVRGTYPLGYDEPADGGLAPQYVVQRLGQIAGPDAIYTSGVGQHQMWAAQFVDYEKPGTWINSGGLGTMGFAVPAAMGAQVGQPDKVVWAIDGDGCFQMTNQELATCAINDIPIKVAVINNESLGMVRQWQTLFYNERYSNTDLHSKRIPDFVKLADAYGCVGLSCDSPEDVDATITKAMEINDVPVVIDFRVHRDAMVWPMVAAGTSNDDIKYARDLAPRFDEDDL